GCCCGCCGTGGCGGTGTGAAACGTATTTCTGGTTTGATCTACGAAGAAACACGTGGTGTTCTCAAAGTTTTCCTTGAGAACGTTATTCGTGACGCGGTCACTTACACCGAACATGCAAAAAGGAAGACTGTTACTGCCATGGATGTGGTTTATGCTTTGAAACGTCAGGGTAGAACCCTTTATGGTTTTGGTGGTTAAATTGCTATCACTGCCATTAAGTTCTTACTTAAAAACGGCCCTTTTTAGGGCCACCAAAAAATTTAGACATGGAACTTCTATCATTTCAACTTATCcgtt
This region of Osmia bicornis bicornis chromosome 5, iOsmBic2.1, whole genome shotgun sequence genomic DNA includes:
- the LOC123987794 gene encoding histone H4, with protein sequence MSGRGKGGKGLGKGGAKRHRKVLRDNIQGITKPAIRRLARRGGVKRISGLIYEETRGVLKVFLENVIRDAVTYTEHAKRKTVTAMDVVYALKRQGRTLYGFGG